actgacatcatttctcccaaattccaaataaaaatattgtcatttacagcatttatttgcagaaaatgaaaatAGGCAAAATAACAATACAAAGAAGCAGTGTTTTCAGacattgagctgctggtgcaacgccgccccctgctgactcgcggccgatcggccgccagcagggaggtgtcaatcaacccgatcgtattcgatcgggttgatttccggcgattcctgtccgcctgctcagagcaggcggacagggttatggagcagtggtctttagaccgctgcttcataagttgtgttgctggcgagtctgaagactcgccagaaacactgcccttcaagctccgtacggagcctgataaatgggcctgattgaataatgcaaagaaaacaagttcatatttatttttaaacaacacaataccaatgttttaacttagcaagaattcagaaatcaatatttggcggAATAACCccgattttcaatcacagctttcaaaCTTCTTGGCACGCTCTCCACCAGTATTTCacgctctccaccagtctttcacattgctataGGGTGACTTTATGCCACCTCTGGCAAACTTCAAGCAGCTTGTCTTTGATGCTTTGTAACCATTCATCTTCCTCTTGTTATAAATATAGGCATAGTGAGGATTAGATTGTAAAATCAGTCATCTAAATAGTAACTTTACAGGTTACCAAGTGAATACTCTTAAACCAATTTTTTCAGgaagaacaaatattttctttggcGTTGTGTAGCAATTACACACAGTTTTGAACTTTAAATAGCAAGCACAAGAGCAGTCCCACAGTTATGTGTATTCtatttttccttaaagggaacTTTATATTGTGGCTTTTTTATACAGCAGtccaagtccttaaagggacagtttactcaaaaattttctcccctttaatttgttcccaatgatccactttacctgctggagtgtattaaattgtttacaagtagctcctttacccttatattggcatttgaaatagttgatttagcatgtggtatccccacctattctgaaagtttgtggccgcaggtcccagctatagataagctttgtaaacacagccagcagaagaaattacactcccagtgtgataaagcagagataaggtaataaaatgttgattttccattgttctctctcaaagtactggtgattgttttatgtacagatataagataaagaagcaggtatatgtacacaatgtgatacagtaatgagatctgattatacctacaagctcaacccattttattaggttgtggcttcaaaacacaaaatcagagctttaacatacacaaaaaaaacataaaaagctattttttataaaaaaaattctctgcagttggtaaaaaaagcaattgtaaacacattaagtgaaaaactatttttcagtatactgtccctttaattaagcaaaCACCCTCGATCTTAAAGCTTTCATGCTGAAAGTTAATAGCGTGACTTATGTTTCTCTCTGTTTAATATTAACAGCAGATTATTGCTATAATCAGAGTTCTCTTAATGGTTTATGCTCCTTTCAATTAGCAGATTAAGACTTTAGAGTGGTTATGTACTTTATCCCTTGAGTAGCATTTATATAGTCCCAGATCCAGGTATTGATATACAGTTTCTAATTCTTCCTCCATATACTGCGTTTCTTAAAGATTTTCTATGCAATAGGCTGGGGAACTGGGATCATAATATTagactttaaagccccaaaatttGGATTTTAAAGGATTTTATCATTTCTTCTGTACGGTCTTATTAGCATATCCTTGCCGTAACCAGAGTATCTACCTTTAAGTCTGTTTGCTCTCTTCAGATTCATATATGACAGCTATAAACTACTTATCTTAGAGCTGTATTCAGGCTCTCAGcatctgtgttttttttgttttgtttttttcccctcagcTTTCTCCGGTAGACTGGCTCTGCTGTGTTTACCAGACTTTGTTGTGAAATGAGAATCCTTAGTCGGGTCACCGTGGTTTGGAGTATATATTATCTCCTACCCCTAGGGACGAATGATGGAGAGTGGTATTAGACTTCCAAATCAGGTGTACATGAAGGTGGTACTCCCACTCCTGCCCTTCGTGTGTTTAGCCCGGTGAGGGAGTTTCCTTCCTTTCTCCAAGGGCTTAATGATCTTGGGAGGTTGGTGGCATAGTTCTTTCACCAGCAGCGCAAATTTCATGCacctgctccagctcctcccacaacGGAAgtccatccatcttcctcttgatcaaatTCCAGAAGTTTTTAATGGGGATCAGGTCTAGAGATTGGGccggccatgacagggtcttgatctggtgatcCTCCATCCACACCATGATTGAATTGGCTGTGTGACATTGAGCATtttcctgctggaaaaaacaatcctcattgttggggaacattgtcagaacagaaggaagcaagttttcttccaggataatcttgtacgtggcttgattcttGCACCCTTCACAAAGATATATCTGCCCAATTCAAGCCTTGCTGAAGCCCCCCAGATGATCACCAAATCTTCACCAAATTTCAAAGTGGGTGGGACAcattgtggcttgtaggcctctccaggtctccatctACCCATTAGCTGGGCAAAGCTTAACATTTTACTCATCAGAGATGACCTGGAATCGAGACAGCCCAATCTTCAGACCTAacaccccattgaaaacctctggaatatgaTCAAGAAGAAGatagatggtcacaagccatcaaacaaagctgagcttcTTAAATgtttgtgccaggagtggcataaagtcacccagcaGTAACGTGAAAGACTattggagagcatgccaagacttttgaaagctgtgattgaaaatcagggttatttcgACCAAATATTAATTTCTGAACTTTTGCTAAGTTAGAAAattagtattgtgtttaaaaatgaagtttaaacttgttttctttgcattattcaaggtctgaaaacacttaATCTTTTTGTtatttgaccagttgtcattttctgaaaataaatgctctaaatgacaatatttttattttgaattgggAGAAATGTTAgtggtttatagaataaaacaaaaatgttcataaaTAGTAATACCAGAAAAACTAATAATTTTGcaatggtctcttaattttttccagagctgtatgcaAAAGCCATTACAGCAGGAAAAGGAATCAGTTTTCAGTCTAGGGATTTTGAAATGGGATGTTGTGAAAaccttacatcaattatttttcaaagGAAAGTAGCAATTAacactttttccctttttttcctaaAGTAAACGGAAAGGCTATGTTTTCTATTGAGGGCAGTTCTCCTGCATTATTTTCATTTATGCTGAATAAAACTGAGAAGCCTGGGCTAATCACACTTACAAAAAATGGAATGCAACTAGAGGTATATCCACAAGTGACAGGACGCCACAAGCTTGAAATCTACACAAAACCTTATGGAACATCAAAAGAGAGCTATGACAAGGTTTTAGAGTATATCATCCACTGTGGATCTGTAGTACCCACTTTCAGAATCCCCAAAGAGCTGGACATTATAGTTGGGCCCAGCTGGCTGACAGAAAAGAAAGGGTTTCTTCAGTTTAGTTGTCATGACCCTGTTATCAATACTGATGATGGGTGCTGCACAATTGGTTTCACACTATCAAAAAAGACAATTGTCATAGCAACATTACATTCTGATTCCATTAAACCTGGAGATGAGTGGAGATACGTTTTGCAGACAATGCGTGGAAACAGAACAGAGTTTAAAATCAACCTACCAAAACAAGGATACTATGCCCTCAAATTACATTACTCCACCAGCCCAGGGAAGTTTGATTGCTTTTGCAATTACCTTATTGTTTGTATGAACCCAGAAGTAGAATGGCCTCCCTTTCCGAGAAAGTTGCAGAATCCTGTTGGACCCTCTGCATTAATGGAGAAAAAAGGTCTTCTTCAGCCATCTCATCGGGACCCTATTATTTATACATCAAACAGCCAATGCTCAGTTTCCTTTATGTTAAAAGATGATGTTGCAATTGTCACAGCGCTCCTTTCTGAGGACATCTTGCTGGATCACCAAAGAGAAAGGCAATATGTCATACAGTCCCAAACTGGAAACCAGGTTGACCTACAGATTCGGCTGCCTCAACAAGGATCATATGTACTCCAGATCTTTGCTGGCAGCAAGTCATGCCCCACTGCTTTTGAATATGTCTGTAATTACCTGATTTGCTGTTCTAGCAGTGAAGTCACCAGTCCTACACAGGATACAGTTAATTATATTGTGGACAAAATTATGTTACTCAATCCATCTCAGTCGGGTTACATCATTGATAGTCCAAATGGGCTCTGCACTCTAAGCTTCTCTTTGGATAGAGAAAGAAACTGCTTGGCCACATTGCACAGTAATCATGCCAAATGGAATAAACAAATGGAACGAAGATACATAATGCAAGTTCAAAAGAAAGATCACGTTGAATTTCACATTCAGCTGCCCAGAGCTGGCTCTTATGATCTCAGAGTTTACACAGATAGCAGATTGCAACCTGGCAATTACGAGTTTGTCTGCAGCTATGTTATCTCATGTACCAACACAGATGTATCATGGCCAACTTTCCCAAGCAAACTACAGAATCCTGTTGGACCCTGTGTACTCTCAGAGAAAAAAGGCCTACTGAAACCATTGCTTACAGAACCGGTTATCCACTCTGCTGATGGGCGTTGCTCTTTAGCTTTCATACTCAAGAGAGATATGGGAATCTTCGCCAGGCTACAATCTGATGATGTACTTTTGACTGAGGAGGCAGAAAGGAGATATGTTTTGCAAGCCCAAAGACAAAAAAGGGTGGAATTCCATGTACAGCTGCCACAAGCTGGTATGTATGTTTTGAAAATATACACAGAGACAGAGCAGGgaactttcaaatttgcttgtaATTACCTTATTTGTTGTGTTAACTCTCAAGTTAATTGGCCTCTACTTCCACATGAACTAAGCAACCCTGCTGGTCCCAGCTGTCTCTCTGAAAAAATGGGTCTACTTCGTCCATCTCACCTTGAACCAATCATTTATACTGATGATGGTCGATGCTGTGTAAGCTTTACTTCGGACGCAAATATTGATATAGTGGCAACACTGCATGCAGATGACATACAATCAGATGATGCTCGAAGGAGGCATATATTCCAAGTTGAAAAGGAAGGCCAAGTGGAATTCCAGATCCGTCTTCCCAAAGGAGGAACCTATGTTCTGAAAATCTGCAGCAAAAAGAAGTCTGATCTAAGCAATGATTATGATTATGCCTGTAATTATCTCCTTTGTTGCTCTAACACAAAAATAAGGTGGCCATTCTTCCCAATGAGGTACAGTGCATGGAACAACTGTTATGAATTAATTGAGCCACTTACTGGAATCCTGCCAACAAACAGTGATGTCCGATTCAAAATCAAAGCAAGGCAGTTAGCAGCTGTGTCTGTCAAAGGCAAGAACTTCTATCCTCTCACATTAGGTGAAAATGGATGTTGGGAAGGGACATGCAGTACAACAGGAATCCAGGATGTTCAAGTGTTGGTGACAAACAATCTGAATAAAAGCTACACCTTGGtgctaagttatcaagtaaaggaTGTGAATCCACAGAGACAGTTAGAAAGTTTACCTTGTCCTTAGTTTAGCAAATGTGTATTTCAAGGCCTGTTCCCAGACAATATGAATCAAAATAAAGAAATGTCACTGCCACAGCTAATAGAGCACATACTGGACATGCAACAACGAGAGAATAAGATGTATGTTGTGACAGTTACCTTCAACTCATACCTCTTACATAGCAACTGAAAACATGACTCAGAAATGTCTATTGTCACAGTGTGCTGTTACATAAATTGTCTAATAAGGGCGTCTTATATGTAATCTTGATTGTGAATTTTGCTATCTTTCAACAACTAAATTTatgtgatttaataaaaaaaataggatgTACAGTAAATTCTGATAGTAGTCAGAATAATAAAGGTCACTGTTACCCCTGACtgtttatgtattatatttataatGTGTTAGCGATTagcttgtaacatttttgttattaaGATTGTCAGTTTTCCCAATCCtaaatgtggagaaaggagaagaaagtttagtttattgaactttttttttcttctaatgccAGAGTTTACTTTATACTGGCAAATAACACTGCTAAATTCACTAAGGGATGTCATTAGCCTCACCAGTTTTACAGGCCTCACCAGTTCCTATAGGAGCCAGCTCATAAATGTACAAGAGATATCAGAGGGAGGGCTTGACCAAAGTCACATTTCTGTTTCTCATCTCCGaggcctagaaaggatccagcAACACCAGGCTAAATTTAAGGTGTGGCTAGAGGAGGGAAGTGGAGGGCACCAACAGGTGTTTTATGGGGTTCTAAACCTGGGCACCTGTACCTAATTTTTAGGCCCCAGTGGCTCACTGGGTTTGTTGAGACCTCTGTTATTCTATGCAACTATTCCTCCCTCAACTATCCATTTTAGTTAATAAACTTCATGAAATAACATACACATTTGGAGATGGCGAGGTGAGTGAGGCCATAGAGTTCTCCTTGAGAACTCTGCACACCACGTAAAAAAATTAATCAGGAAATGCAGCACTATATATTACAAATACCACAGTTCTGTTATGTAACTGATTctcaattgtattttttattaaaataaaagtgaTTTGTTGATTTTTTTACTTCAATTAAAATGTACTgcaaaatgtttgttttgtttatttgttttgttgtatcAATGAAACTTCTCCCCTATATGGTATGTTGTGAGTCAAACTGATAGAAATAACTGTAAATTATACAACAAAGTTCTATGGTGTTATATAAGCAATTAAATGTAGCATAATAATATTTAGAATAGCTTATTTTTCACTGTAGAGAAAAATATAGTGCTAAAGGACAAATTTGCTAAGCTCTTTTTCATGGTAAAAAGAAACACATTCTCCATTGATTCTGTCTTACATGCAAAGCCTATATTGCGTACATGATCAGCAGACAACATAAAACTGGGAAACAAACAAGATTTATAGTTACAATAAGTTATTTATGTTCAATGACAGCACAAGATGCATTGCCCCTCAGTAAGCAGCTTCATTCTGATATCAAAAGTGTTTGGGATTCTTCCCTGTTTCTAAAAGAACCTATCATAAACAACACAAATAACATACAGTATAGGCAAGCTTGCAGAGATGGTCTCTATATGATTTATTTTCCATTTGTACTGAGTAACATAACATGGCACTAGTGTAGTTCAAAGACGTGCCAAGATGAGGTTTCATGTGCTGTCACTGACAACATCAACAAATTCATTTACCATAAATATAAATCTTATTTTATTTGTCAATAAGTTTTTAAGGCTGCCCTGTCTTAGGACTAAAAACTTTCATCAAGATGTTATTATTGAGTATTTAAATATAGTTACACAGAAAATTTTGTGAACATATGGAAAGGGTCATATGATTAATTTGCATAATTGTTTAACAAATGCTTAGTTTTTATTTGATAAGGACAAATCCACAGATGGGACCTTAAATAGGGCAGGCCTGTGCTTGATCCAATAAATCATATCAATGGAAGAGCAAATCAGCTCTTAATCACCATATTAAAGATCTTAAGGTCCTTACTATTGCCAGAATGAAGAATAAAATAGTGACCTGATATAATTTGTGGCATGCAAATATTAAATCCACTAGATCTAGGACGGAGGCGGAGCTAACTCTGAAGTTGAACGGTCGCACATCTCAGCAGCTCCAGCTATactatacataaaaaacaaacttgACGACCATTCAAACCCAAATATTTTACCACAACGAAGATCCGTAAGCTCAGATGACCTACACAGTTAAATCTAAAGAGAGGAATACTAGATAGATGATGCCTCACGGCCCTGGTGCTTATCCTGCTGACAGGAGATCTTGGGAACGGCCATCTTTTGACCGAAGCGGCAACTGACATGAAGAATGAGACCGGCTAAAGGCTAATCTTATACCTTCAATTTAGGTACCTACTGCACAGTCTTAATATGGAGGCTACAGCGTACATTATAGAGGAAATAAGTAACTTCCTAGAGGGCTGCCGCGATATGTGAACACACACTCAAAATGGGTTCCCAGCTAGCAGAAGCAATTTCTGCAGAACATGATGCCCTTAAACCCATCTCCACAACTGCTTACAAAGGCGGTGACGCTCTGGGGCCCCAGCGCTCACCACCTACTTGGCATGGAATAAGGAATGCTATAGAAACGGAGCTTGCAAAAGCAGCAAATCACACGAATGGATCGGACGTCGGAGGCAAAAAATCTAAGGCAGAGCGCTTAAGTATCCCAAGAGCTATCTACGTCGTAACAGATAGAACAGTCCGCATGATTCAAGTAAATCACTAGATGGCTGAAATACTTATGGCGAGGAAACGTCCTCAGTTAGCGATGGAGTTACCCTTCAAGAGACATCACAGTGAACAAGCTTGGTGCGTGGGAGACATGGTCTCTACAGCATTGTTTAGGACACATCGACCAGGAGCGCTGCAGAAGAAGTTTGGGGTTGCATGTTTCGCTGATGGGAGTCAGTATGCACAGTTGCAGGTGAAATACAGCTATCATCTGAGTCGGCTCTGGAGCACTGGAGTGGGGTAGAATACCCTACCTCTTCTGAAAGTAACCATCATAACCCTTTCATAAAGTAACCTACATAGTTTATTTTGCAACAGCTCATTCTCACCAGGAACTATTAATGAAGACAGCAATGTCAGAAGTCCCAGATCTTTAAATTTTTATGAGACAGCCTTGTTCCCAGTTAGATATCTAATGTTGATAACATATATTCTGCACTTCAaagtttatattgcaaatatgaagGGTCTCTAACTAGCCCAACATGGAGCTTGACCTATTATGGAAGGGGCTAACTGCTACAGCAATAGATTGTCTTTTGGCATAATAAATGATAAGCAAAACAATACCAGTTACCCTACctcttatgttttatatatatgcaaTTGTAAATACCTACTAGTTTGGACCtgagtgtatacatatattttggcGATCGTTGTTATAGGTGTAAGGGATTATATATAGTGGCCATCTCATGTGTCAAGATTAACCTTCACAAATTTATATGAAGCAGTTCGGATGCTCAGTCTACGCCCGAGTATGAGTAGTTAGATTAGATTGCCATTAATATTTGAGACACACTAAAATTGTTTTTGAATGACCTATAATCCCCTATCCTGATCCTTACATGCTACCTCTTCTGAAGTATTTATATACATTCAGTGCATTAAGCGACGTTACTGGTCACTAAACTCAAGTAAAGTGACCTTGCattctattccgatcagccaatagaatgcgaggtcgatccgattggctgattggatcagccaatcggattgagcttcaatacgattggctgattgaatcaaccaatcggatttttcctaccttaattccgattggctgatagaatccaatcagccaatcggaattcgagggacgccatcttggatgacgtcccttaaaggaaccttcattcgtcgttagtccgtctggccagaaggatgttccgcatcggaggtctggaagatggagccatggttggatgaagatagaagacaccgcttggatgaagacttctaccggatggaggacctcttatgcctcgcttggatgaagacttctaccagatggaggacctctgcttgctccgcttggatgaagaatttggctcagctgggtgaagacgactcaaggtagggagatcttcagggggttagtgttaggtttttttaaggggggtttgggtgggttagagtaggggtatgtgggtggtgggttttaatgttggggggggttgtattttttttaacaggtaaaagagctgattactttggggcaatgccccgcaaaaagcccttttaagggctggtaaaagagctgattactttgtaatttagaatagggtagggcatttttttttattttggggggctttattattttattagggggcttagattaggtgtaattagtttaaacgtcttgtaattcttttttattttctgtaatttagtgtttggtttttttggtactatagtttagtttatttaattgtatttaattgtaggtaattgtagttaatttatttaattaatttaatgatagtgtagtgttaggtttaattgtaacttaggttaggatttattttacaggtaattttgtaagtattttagctaggtagctattaaatagttaataactattttataactattctacctagttaaaataaatacaaagttgcctgtaaaataaaaataaatcctaaaatagctacaatataattattaattatattgtagctatcttagggtttattttacaggtaagtatttagttttaaataggaataatttagttaataatagtaagttttatttagatttattttaaaaatatttaagttggggtgttagggttagacttaggtttaggggttaataagtttaatatagtagcggcggtataggggggcaggataggggttaataaatttaatataggtggcggcggtatagggggcggcagattaggggttaataggtattaggtaggtggcgtcggggtccgggagcggcggtttaggggttaacatatttattatagttgcggtggggtctgggagcggcggtttaggggttagtaagtttatttagttgcggcggggtccgggagcgatggtgtagtggttaatatgtataaagtaggtgacggcggtgtaggggggacagattaggggtgtttagactcggggtacatgttagggtgttaggaatcaatgggatatcgggcagcagcgaacatgagctctcgctgctgtcagactcccattgattcctatgggatccgccgcctccagggcggcagattgaaaaccaggtgcgctggcccggaatagtggcgagtgtacctggtagtagtttgataactaccaaaagtagtcagaatgtgccgaacttgcgttcggaacatctgtagtgatgtaaccatcgatctgtgtcggactgagtccggcggatcgtaggttacgtcactatattctacttttgccgggctgtagggcttgataactaaggcaaatcagcctcgccacaaatacgctgtggaattccagcatatttgcggttgacggcttgataactagaggccatagtgagcACCAACATATTAGAATTTGCTTCTGTCTTGTCAAATATATTCCCTATTCCCTTACTTTAGATAGTACTGTTAACAACTACTCATACTGTTTGCATTTGTGATCCTTTAATGACGGTCAAGTAAAACGGGAAATAGATTATAATAAAAAAGAGGTTAGAT
This genomic stretch from Bombina bombina isolate aBomBom1 chromosome 4, aBomBom1.pri, whole genome shotgun sequence harbors:
- the LOC128656094 gene encoding kyphoscoliosis peptidase-like isoform X2; protein product: MQGVKPVLRKPHASGHIISSYESHETHVRLAIHPKNSKPEIFNRLPIPKGLPVTPGNGHSWEKCPQPSTKDFYAYPWDKSNLKSIPVNLKNFEKLDAFAVQTGKKSTVEQLVNSLFKMARTDLEKVRAIWMWICHHIEYDLEGLENKSKRSGDPSLILQTGKGACEGYAGLFESMCSLAGIQCVKIGGYSKGYNYVVGQTFSGETNHAWNAVYLNRKWHLVDTTWGAGFADSNSNTFSFRYNEFYFLTHPALFIEEHFPDNQNWQLLQVPLSLKQFEGNLTHKSSFYNAGLTASYPETLQVETVNGKAMFSIEGSSPALFSFMLNKTEKPGLITLTKNGMQLEVYPQVTGRHKLEIYTKPYGTSKESYDKVLEYIIHCGSVVPTFRIPKELDIIVGPSWLTEKKGFLQFSCHDPVINTDDGCCTIGFTLSKKTIVIATLHSDSIKPGDEWRYVLQTMRGNRTEFKINLPKQGYYALKLHYSTSPGKFDCFCNYLIVCMNPEVEWPPFPRKLQNPVGPSALMEKKGLLQPSHRDPIIYTSNSQCSVSFMLKDDVAIVTALLSEDILLDHQRERQYVIQSQTGNQVDLQIRLPQQGSYVLQIFAGSKSCPTAFEYVCNYLICCSSSEVTSPTQDTVNYIVDKIMLLNPSQSGYIIDSPNGLCTLSFSLDRERNCLATLHSNHAKWNKQMERRYIMQVQKKDHVEFHIQLPRAGSYDLRVYTDSRLQPGNYEFVCSYVISCTNTDVSWPTFPSKLQNPVGPCVLSEKKGLLKPLLTEPVIHSADGRCSLAFILKRDMGIFARLQSDDVLLTEEAERRYVLQAQRQKRVEFHVQLPQAGMYVLKIYTETEQGTFKFACNYLICCVNSQVNWPLLPHELSNPAGPSCLSEKMGLLRPSHLEPIIYTDDGRCCVSFTSDANIDIVATLHADDIQSDDARRRHIFQVEKEGQVEFQIRLPKGGTYVLKICSKKKSDLSNDYDYACNYLLCCSNTKIRWPFFPMRYSAWNNCYELIEPLTGILPTNSDVRFKIKARQLAAVSVKGKNFYPLTLGENGCWEGTCSTTGIQDVQVLVTNNLNKSYTLVLSYQVKDVNPQRQLESLPCP
- the LOC128656094 gene encoding kyphoscoliosis peptidase-like isoform X1, which produces MLSAMEIRQDCNNLRIDLLLIVNSQDKKTEGLKSEISERQTQVKPVLRKPHASGHIISSYESHETHVRLAIHPKNSKPEIFNRLPIPKGLPVTPGNGHSWEKCPQPSTKDFYAYPWDKSNLKSIPVNLKNFEKLDAFAVQTGKKSTVEQLVNSLFKMARTDLEKVRAIWMWICHHIEYDLEGLENKSKRSGDPSLILQTGKGACEGYAGLFESMCSLAGIQCVKIGGYSKGYNYVVGQTFSGETNHAWNAVYLNRKWHLVDTTWGAGFADSNSNTFSFRYNEFYFLTHPALFIEEHFPDNQNWQLLQVPLSLKQFEGNLTHKSSFYNAGLTASYPETLQVETVNGKAMFSIEGSSPALFSFMLNKTEKPGLITLTKNGMQLEVYPQVTGRHKLEIYTKPYGTSKESYDKVLEYIIHCGSVVPTFRIPKELDIIVGPSWLTEKKGFLQFSCHDPVINTDDGCCTIGFTLSKKTIVIATLHSDSIKPGDEWRYVLQTMRGNRTEFKINLPKQGYYALKLHYSTSPGKFDCFCNYLIVCMNPEVEWPPFPRKLQNPVGPSALMEKKGLLQPSHRDPIIYTSNSQCSVSFMLKDDVAIVTALLSEDILLDHQRERQYVIQSQTGNQVDLQIRLPQQGSYVLQIFAGSKSCPTAFEYVCNYLICCSSSEVTSPTQDTVNYIVDKIMLLNPSQSGYIIDSPNGLCTLSFSLDRERNCLATLHSNHAKWNKQMERRYIMQVQKKDHVEFHIQLPRAGSYDLRVYTDSRLQPGNYEFVCSYVISCTNTDVSWPTFPSKLQNPVGPCVLSEKKGLLKPLLTEPVIHSADGRCSLAFILKRDMGIFARLQSDDVLLTEEAERRYVLQAQRQKRVEFHVQLPQAGMYVLKIYTETEQGTFKFACNYLICCVNSQVNWPLLPHELSNPAGPSCLSEKMGLLRPSHLEPIIYTDDGRCCVSFTSDANIDIVATLHADDIQSDDARRRHIFQVEKEGQVEFQIRLPKGGTYVLKICSKKKSDLSNDYDYACNYLLCCSNTKIRWPFFPMRYSAWNNCYELIEPLTGILPTNSDVRFKIKARQLAAVSVKGKNFYPLTLGENGCWEGTCSTTGIQDVQVLVTNNLNKSYTLVLSYQVKDVNPQRQLESLPCP
- the LOC128656094 gene encoding uncharacterized protein LOC128656094 isoform X3, with the translated sequence MARTDLEKVRAIWMWICHHIEYDLEGLENKSKRSGDPSLILQTGKGACEGYAGLFESMCSLAGIQCVKIGGYSKGYNYVVGQTFSGETNHAWNAVYLNRKWHLVDTTWGAGFADSNSNTFSFRYNEFYFLTHPALFIEEHFPDNQNWQLLQVPLSLKQFEGNLTHKSSFYNAGLTASYPETLQVETVNGKAMFSIEGSSPALFSFMLNKTEKPGLITLTKNGMQLEVYPQVTGRHKLEIYTKPYGTSKESYDKVLEYIIHCGSVVPTFRIPKELDIIVGPSWLTEKKGFLQFSCHDPVINTDDGCCTIGFTLSKKTIVIATLHSDSIKPGDEWRYVLQTMRGNRTEFKINLPKQGYYALKLHYSTSPGKFDCFCNYLIVCMNPEVEWPPFPRKLQNPVGPSALMEKKGLLQPSHRDPIIYTSNSQCSVSFMLKDDVAIVTALLSEDILLDHQRERQYVIQSQTGNQVDLQIRLPQQGSYVLQIFAGSKSCPTAFEYVCNYLICCSSSEVTSPTQDTVNYIVDKIMLLNPSQSGYIIDSPNGLCTLSFSLDRERNCLATLHSNHAKWNKQMERRYIMQVQKKDHVEFHIQLPRAGSYDLRVYTDSRLQPGNYEFVCSYVISCTNTDVSWPTFPSKLQNPVGPCVLSEKKGLLKPLLTEPVIHSADGRCSLAFILKRDMGIFARLQSDDVLLTEEAERRYVLQAQRQKRVEFHVQLPQAGMYVLKIYTETEQGTFKFACNYLICCVNSQVNWPLLPHELSNPAGPSCLSEKMGLLRPSHLEPIIYTDDGRCCVSFTSDANIDIVATLHADDIQSDDARRRHIFQVEKEGQVEFQIRLPKGGTYVLKICSKKKSDLSNDYDYACNYLLCCSNTKIRWPFFPMRYSAWNNCYELIEPLTGILPTNSDVRFKIKARQLAAVSVKGKNFYPLTLGENGCWEGTCSTTGIQDVQVLVTNNLNKSYTLVLSYQVKDVNPQRQLESLPCP